The window AGAACAACTCTTTTTCGCTAATGGCGACACTTCCAGTGGATATCCATAAATAAATGATGGTTGAATTAAGGTTTTTTCAACTAATTGTTCAAAAAATGCATTAATAATATGCCCAATCGTATGTTGATGCTTTTCTAAAAGTATCTTATGCTCTTTAGCTAACTTTCGTGCTTGCACTAATGTCATTTCCCGATTAAATTCTACCCCACTAACATTTTTAATTGCTTCCACCATACTCATTTTATTTCATTGCCGAAAATTAATTTTTTGATGATCGTAAGTTATTTCACTACTAGGCAAAATTGCCTTAACTAAATAGCTAATTAAATCTTCGGTTAACTGCATCATAAAATTCATATCCTGATAAGCAACATAAATTTCAATCGCAGTAAACTCAGGGTTATGTTTCGCTGACATACCTTCATTACGAAACAATCGGCCCATTTCAAATACTTTCTCAAAACCACCAACAAGAAGCTTTTTTAAATACAATTCAGGAGCAACTCGCAAGTAAAATGGCATATCCAAAGTATTATGATGCGTTTTAAAAGGTTTTGCTGTTGCCCCCCCTAATATTGGTTGTAAAACTGGCGTTTCCACCTCTAAATAGTCTCTTGTTTGTAAATATTGCCGAATTAAATTCAATATTTGCGTTCTTTTAATAAATACTGCTTTAACTTCTTCATTAACAATTAAATCAACATATCTCCGACGATATCGTTCTTCGATATCCTTTAAACCATCATGTTTATTAGGCAACGGTTTTAAAGCCTTGCTAAGCAATTGAAACGCTACCAGTCTTAAAGTCAATTCCCCAACTTGTGTTTTCATTGCCCCACCCGTAACACTAATGATATCGCCTAAATCTAATTGTTCAAAAGCAAGAAATTCCTCCTTAGAAACTTCATCAAGACGAAGATAAACTTGAATTTGACCATCTTGGTTTTGAATATTAGCAAAAATTGCTTTGCCCGCCGTTCTTAAACCCCTAATTCTTCCCGCAATCGTAATCACATCCGGTTTTCCTTGCAATTGCTCTTTACTATATACATCATATTGTTCTTTAAATTCAGCAGTAGTATGCGTGCACTCTACCTTAGAAATAGCAAACGGATTATGGTTCCCCTTAACTAATTGCTCTAACTTATCGCGTCGGACAACTTCCTGTTCTGAAAATTTTCTTGACATAAATTAACTTCTCCTTTAATTATTTCTTAATTTTACTAGCACCAATATGAATTATATCACTAGTGCGTCCAAAAGGTGGTGCATAGACCAATCTAGGTCGCGTTTAGTTTTCTTAGGTATTTTTGAAAAAAGAAAAAATAATCATTTACTATAAATTATTTCAATATTCAAATTAAGTATATATTTCTTATGTATGATTTTTGTTGTAAAAAATATTTTAATGTTGTTTTTATAAGCATTTTACTTAGTTTTTATAACCTTTTATTAAGATTATGTTTGTTAATAGTAAATATTTTGTTTTATTACTTATTTTTCAAATAAAACGATAATTAAATTGTAGTTACTTTTCTTTCAAAATTAATCAAATATTTTCCCACCTAACAAAACTTTACGCGTCCCCAAATCTAACTTGGCAATTTCTGGTAATGTCATTTGCTTGCAAATCGCAACCGCTAAAGCATTAATTCTTAAAACTGCTTTATTATAACCAACAATTTGTGCTCCTAATAATTTTAAGGAATCAACTTCATAAAGCAATTTTAATTTTAAAGGCATTTGCTTTGACATATAATTTGGTAAATCATAATCATCAATGATAATTGTTTGATAGTTAAAATTCATTGCTTTTGCTTCTCATTCACTTAATCCAGTCCGAGCAACTTGCAAATCGACAATTTGTAAAATCGCACTTCCCAAAGTTCCTTCTAACCGATCATCAACATTGGCAATAAACCCGAGCTAATTTAACTGCTGTTGTTGCTAAAGGAAGATATGATTGTTTTTTAGTTACTAAATTAGTAATTGTTGCACAATCACCAACACTATAAACATTAGCAATATTAGTCTTTCCTTGATGATCAATAACAATTGCCCCATTGTCCAGCATTTCTAAACCCGTATCCTTAAATAATTGGGTATGAGACCGAAATCCCAATGCTAAAACTACTAAATCAGCAGCAATAATTTCATTATTTGCTAATACAATTGTTTAAACATCGTTTTCGCCTTGAAAACCTAATAATTCTTTGGAACAATGCACTTGCACAGTTTTTGCCAATAAATATTCTTGTAGTATAGTAGTAATCTCAACATCAAAAGCTTTAGCACCAACTCGTTCTAATGCCTCAACAAGAATAACTTCTTTCTGCAAATGACTAAATGCTTCAACCAGTTCCAAACCAATAAAACCACCACCAATAATAGCAATTTTTTGTTTATCTTTAACTTGTTTTTTAATATTGTAAGCATCCTCTTTACTAACGGCTGTAAAAATATTTCCTAAATGGTCATTTTCAAATTTAGGAACAATTGGTATCGCCCCCGTAGCAATAACTAAATTATCATATTGTTTAGTAATTATCTCAGAAGTTACTTGATTACAAATTGTAACCACTTTTTTATCAAAATCAACCGCAGTTAATGGCGAGTTTAAAAAAATTTGAATATTTTGTTTTTCAAATCAATCTGGCGTTCTTGCTAATAAATCATTAACATTATCAAATTCTTCAGTAATATAATATGGAATCCCACAAGCGCCTAATGAAACATAACTACTTGCTTGATAAACAATAATTTCCATCGTTGCATCATTTCTTCGTAGTTTACTAGCACAAGTCATTGCCGGTGCCCCCCACCAATAATAATTGTTCGCATAACTTCAATCCTCCTTCTATTTAGTAATTGTTCTTACTAATAATAACACTATGCACATCAAAAAACCACTTGTGTTTTAATAACAAAAAAATACCTTATCATCGCTTAATGATAAGGTACAAATTAAACTAAATTAAGGTTCAATATGTTGGGGCAATATGATGATAAAATCGTTTTGCTAATTCCTCCGCATATATTGGAACCTGCGATTCTTTTTTCCATTTTCAAAATTGTCTTCAAAGAAAATTATTATAACCTTGATATTGATATTTTTCAATAACCTTAATTATCGTGGTTGTAGAAACCATATACATATGACAAGATTTTGGTTTTTACAAACTTGCTGTTAATTAATAAATAAATATGAGCTCATTTATTTATTACAAGAAATATAAGGTTAAATTAATATTTATTATTTTTAGTTATGCCTTGTATTTTTTTGTGCCTTGATAATAATAAACTAAGTTAATTAGTAAACGAAGTTTACTAACAAATTTTGTTAAACATAAATGTTTAAAAAAATAAATATTTAACTTAGTTAGATAACTAAGCTAAATATAACTTAGTTTAATATAACTAAATATTGTAAGGATGGTATGTATATGAGAAATATTGAAAATATTTTTTTAAATACTGAAAAATATCTTTTAAAAGAAACACAAAATGCAGTACTTATTAAAGCACCAGCAATTCCGTGATTGTATGAATCTACTGGTATTTGGTTTTCGAAACGATTTGTTTATAAAGGAAAATATGAGAATTCTATTTGTATAGGAATAATTAGAGATGGTGAATATCGGTTAGTTTTTATTAATGATAAAGGTCAAAAGTCTAGTTTGATTTTAGGTCATGAGTTGTTAGGTTTTTTTGTTGCTGAAAAAGAACATGATAAAAAGGTTGTAAGTTTTGATTATTTTAAAAATTCATTTTAAAAATGTTTTACGATGTTTTCAGAATAAGGGTAAATAAAAAAATATTTTAGTTAGTTTTTATGGTGTTTAAACGGTGCGGAAAGCGTATGCTCCGCCCGTTAATTATCGATGTTAGTTGAGGAGAGTTATTTAACTAAGTTATTGCAATTTTTTTGAGGAGTTTTAGAAATGAAAATGTGAGTTAATGTGGATGAGTCTGGCAAAGATTATTGTCAAGAGTTTATATATTCTATTAATAAAAAAACTGGATTAGAACAAAAAATTTGAGCCTCTAAATCTGCAGTTGAATCTGTTAGAACTGATTTAGTCGGTGATAATTGACTTTGTGTTGATATTGCATATTAAAAGATTAGAAAATTAAGGAGAAAAGAAAAATGAGTATTTTTGGATTAGTGTTTTTTACGATTTTAACATTATTACTAGCATATTATATTGCAGTTAATATTTATCGTTTTTTTAAAGATAAAAAGAAATATGGTAGTGAAGCAAAGCAGTTGCCAAAAGATTTTACTTATTCACAACGAATATTTATTGCGAAATTTAAGAAAAATTTATTAGAAAAAGATGGAGAAGAAATTAACAAATAAAAAAATGTTAAAAATAAGAAAGATAAATTAAAAGGCAGGAAGAGAAAAGTGAAAGTATGATATGGTATTGCTTCTTCAGAAGAAGAACAAAAGATAGATAGAGTATCACAGTTATCTGTATATATTAATGGTGATAATAATACTAAACCTAATCGTGTATGAGCGCGTGATTATGGTGTTGGTCATGTAGAGATAGATATTTTTCATGATGCGTGGGTTTGTATTGATGCTATGTTATTAATTAAGGAAGTTGGTTGTTAAAATGTGGAGCCTGTCCAAAATTGATAATATTTTTCAGGGACTGTACAATTAACTGTGTCTTTAAGTAATTAACTTAAATTCACTCTGTCCTCAAATTTTATCATTAAATGTGAAATTGCACTACCCCAATTTTGAATTGGCATCGTTCATTTCTTAACCATATTTTGAAATGCTAAATAAAATATTTTAAAAACTGATGCGTCATTAGGAAAAATCTTTTTATTCTTAATGACTTTTCTTAGTTGACTATTAACAGATTCAATCGCATTAGTTGTGTAAATAATCCTTCTAAATTCTTGAGGATATTCAAGAAAAATTATTAAATTATTTCAGTTATTTTTTCATGATTTAGTAATTTGTGGATACTTTTTATTTCATTTTTCAGAAAAATGATCTAAAGCAACTAGCGCTATTTCTTCATTAATTGCTGTATAAATTGATTTTAAATCATTAGCTACAAGTTTGCGATCTTTGTAAGGGACAAATTTTAAACTATTACGAATTTGATGAACAATGCATAATTGGTGCTGTGTTTTTGGGAACACAGCTTCTATTGCATCAGACATTCCAGTTAAATTATCGCTACAAGCAACAAGAATATCTTGTAAGCCACGATTTTTCATTTCCGTAAGATTATTAAGTCAAAATTTGGCGCCCTCATTCTCGCTAATTCACATTCCTAAAATATCTTTTAAACCATCTAAATTAATTCCTAAGGCAAGATAAACTGCTTTATTTATTATTCGTTTATCTTGCTTTACTTTAACAACAATACAATCAAAATAAACAATCGGATAAATCTTCTCTAAAGGTTTAGTTTGTCACATTTTAACTTCTTCAATAACATCATCAGTTATTTGACTAATTAAACTTTCTGAAATTTCTGCTCCGTGATAGAATTCTTGCAATTGTGCTTTGATATCAGAAATTGTCATTCCTCTTGCATATAAAGAAATTACTTTTTGATCAAAGTTATCAAATCTTCTTTGTCTTTTCGGAATAATTACTGGTTCAAAAGTACTATTTCGATCTCTTGATACATCAATTGCGATTGAACCATTTTTAGTAATAATGGTTTTTTGTGTGTTGCCATTTCTTTTATTATGATTCTCATCAGTTTCAAGATAATCTTTAATTTCCGTATTTAACATTCGTTCAGTTAATTTTTTGGTAAATTCCTGAAAAATAGTATTGCCTTTAAATAAATCTTGTGGATTATCAATATTTTCTAAAAAATAATCAACAACTTTATCAATTGCGTCAGGTTCTTTTTTTATTTTTTTTGTCATTTTCTGTTCTCCTTCTTTTAAGTATAATTCAGAATGAATTATCGAGACACAGAATTTTGGACAGGCCCGTTTTTTTTGATTAGCAAGTGTAAATTTAACTGTCACTGTACCAGTATAATAATTTGAAGCAGGTGAAATAATATTTGCAGAATTATCTGTTATATCTTCAATATATAACTGTCCAGGTAAAATACCTAGCTTTTTAATTTTTTCATTTTTTTCAATAAAAGCATTTAAAATTGTTTGTGAACTATTATCTGATATTTTTCCTAACTGAGTTTGGGTAATAAAATCTGACAATTTAATTTTTAATAATTTTTTTATTCTTTTTTCAATACATTTTATTTCATTTTCACTTTCACTTTTGATTAATTCTTGTTTTAATTGAATAAAATTTTCTAAAAGTTTTTTTACTTTGTCATCGCCTGTTTGTGGTGCAAAATGTAAAAGTGTTCAATTGTTAACCTTTTTATTTGGTTCATTAATATTAATTTTGTCTTTACTATTTTTATTTGTGATTAATTCAATAAAAATATTTATGTTGTTACTACTTAATGCACTAATTAATGGTGTTAAATCAACCTTATAATCTTTTGCATTTACATCAGCACCATGAGAAAGTAATATTGAAACAATGTTTAAATATTCTCTATCTATTGCAACATGTAAAGGTGTTAAACCATTGTTATTTCTTGCATTTACATCAGCACCATGAGAAAGTAATATTGAAACAATGTTTAAATATTCTCTATCTATTGCAACATGTAAAGGTGTTAAACCATTGTTATTTCTTGCATTTACATCAGCACCATGAGAAAGTAATAATTTTACTATATCAATACCACCATAAAATGTTGCAGTGTATAAAGGGGATGAATCATATTTGCCTTTTTCATTAACATCAGCATCATGAGAAAGTAATAATTTTACTATATCAATTTCATGGTTAGCTATTGCAACTTGTAAAAATGTTAAATCATTATTATTTACATTAATAAGTTCTGGTTTTTTTGTAATTATTAATTCAAACAAGTCTAAATTACCTTGTACAATTACTGACCTTATTAAATTATAATAAGTATCCATTTTATTAATATTTATTACACTAGGAGTAAGATTATTATCTCATCGTTTTAGAAAATTAATTTCCTTTTTTTAATTTTGTCGAAAACTCTTGATATTTATTGAATATACTTAATTTTAGGTATATTTTAATATGATAGAGGTGGATAATAATTATGGAAAAAATAATTCAAGAACTAGTAAATACTTTAACAGATGATCAATTTTTAGAATTTTATGAAAAAGTCAAACAACAAGCAGAATTAATAAAAAAACAAAAACGTTTAAATGAAATTGATCAAAAATTTAGAGCGCAAGGTATTAGACTTCTTGCAAAATTAATATGATAATTATAATTTTTAAATTTAAAATAAATATAAAAGTGTTATTAAAATAATTTTTAGATTATTTTTACAAATATTTTGTCATTAAAACATAATAAAAATTATTATTTACAATAAAAAAAGACTGAAATTTTAAATTATCAAATATATTTAAACTAATAGTTGTAAATTATAAATTGAAGCTATTAAATTAAATCTTAAAGCAAATCTTTTTCTACGATTTCGATATTTTTCACTAATAATTTTAAATTTTTTAAGTATAGCAAAAACATTTTCAATAACAATTCTCATTTTTGAAATTCGCTCATTATTTTGCTTTTCTTCTTTATTTAAAGGGTTTTTCTTTGATTTTCTTTTAGGAATTAAAACATTATGATTAATTTTTTGTATGCCTTGATAACCTAAATCCACTAAAACAGTTGTTTCTGGTAAAAATTTAATTTTTGAATCTTTTAAAATTTTAAAGTCATGGTTTTTACCATAAGAAAAATCAGAACTAATAATTTTTTTACTATCTTTTTCAATTATAACTTGTGTTTTTATTGTGTGTTTTTTCTTTTTTCCTGAGTAGTGCTGTTTTTGTCTTTTTTTGGGCGTTGGATTTGGCTTTCAGTTACATCAATTATAACAGTCTTATCTTTGAAATAATCTTTTAATAGTGATTTTTGACCAGTAAGTTGTTGAAAATTAGGGTGTTTTATTAAAGTGTCTTCAATTCATTTGATATTTCTATAACAACTACTTTCACTAATATCATAACTTTTTGCAATATGAAAATAAGTTCTATATTCTCTTCAATATTCTAAAGTCATTAAAATACGATTTTCTAATGATAATTTATTGGTTCTTCCGCGACGAAATCTCTTTTTTAATTCTTCTATTTTTAAAATTTCTAGCATTTTATTAAAAGTAGTATGTTTAATACCAGTTAATCTTAAAAAATTTTTATCACTTATTTGATTATTTTTTTTAAATTTCATTTAAATTCCACCTTTTTATTAAAAACAACAATTCAATTATATTTTAAATTAATTTTGCAAGAAGTCTATTAAATGCCCTAAATGTGAATCTTACCATTGCGTTAAAAATGGACATAATTCAGAAGGAAAACAAAAATATTTATGTAAAAATTGCCGTGCAAGTTTTGACGCTTTTCGTAATCATTTTATTTATTGAAGTCATTTAAATTATGAACAATGAAATTTATTGATTCAAATTTCATTGCCGGGGCAATCTAGTAAAACAATTTCTCGTTTTATTAAAACTACATTAAAAACTGCTTGATATAATCGTCAAAAATTAATGAAATCAAAACAATTAGAAAATACCCAATTAAAATTTAAAAAATTATCTGGTAAAATCCAAATCGATGAAACATTTATTAAAGAAATTCATAAAGGAAATTTCAAATATAAAACTGATCCACGAAGAATTCACCTTGACCCATTCGCAACTAATACTAAATGCTGTATTCAAATGGCAATTGATAATAATAACAATATTTATGTTAAATCCACAAACACCAAACGTTTACAAAAACAATGAGTTATTGAAAATATGAACAAAGAATTAATTAACGAAAATTCAATTATTACTTCTGATATGCAAAAATTATATTTTTTAGTAGCAAAACAAACAAATTCTACTTTATGTGTAACTAAAACAACAATTAATCCTGAAGCTAGTTATCGTAACTTAAATAAAATCAGTAAATTACAATCTAGTCTTAAAGAAGCCTTAATTCATTATCATGGTTTAGGTTTTACTAATATTCAAAATTATTTAAATCTCTGAAAATGAAAATACCAACATAAGGGTTTAACTCCAAACCAACAAACAGCGGTATTATATTTTAATGTATAAAAAAGTTAAAGTAAAAATAGTAATTTTACATAAAAGCCTTTTAAAATTATCAAGTTGATGATTTTTTTTATTTTATCAAGAGTTTTCGACAAAATTAAAATTTCCTTTTCATTTGCTATGAATAAACCATTAATATTTTTTAAAATATCAGTTTCTAAATTTATATATTCTTGATTATTAGAATTTTTAATTATTTTTTGAACATCAGATTTAACTTCTGTTTCTCAATTTTGACTTTGTTTTGATGATTTTTTAAAGATTTTGTTTAGTTCTTTATTATGTTCACTTAAAAAATTTGAAACAATAATTCGTTTATTTAATTTTTTAAAAATTTCTTTTCTTTTTTGTTCTAAATTTTTACTAGATGCTATTCATCCGCCTATTAATTGGTTCTCATAAACTTTTCATTTAAGTGAATCAATTTTACCATCAAGTATTTCTTGAACATTTGTTGGAATATTTTTAAATTCAACTTTTTGACCATTTTTTTCATAATTAAAACATTTAAGATACGAACCAAAACGCATTGCTTCGCTAGTGATAAAAATTAATCGCGCTAACTTATCTTTTATTGTTTGAATTTCTTCTTCTGTTCTTGTTGAATCATGAGTATAATTTGATAAATTTGCAATTATCTTATTTAAATTTTCTTTAGTAATATTAATATTTTGATTCACGGCATTTAGACCTTTATTTTGATATGACCCATTATAATTTAATTGATTTTTATTTATTGAATATTTGTTTGCTATAATTTTATTTATTTCATTTTCTTTGATTTTTTTATGTTGAATTGTACTAATATTACTTTGAATAATTGAATTTATTTCATTAAATATACTATTTCATTGATAGTTTTTTTTCTTCGTATTCTTTTTTAATTTCTGATTTCCCTTTGTTTAATAAATTTAGAGCTTTTTGTCTTATTTGTTGGATTTTTTGATAAATATTTCAAAATGGTTTCAATTTTAATATTTTTTGTTTTATTTCATCATCTTGGCAACTTTTTTCAATTTCAGTAAATGAATTATTTTGGATAAGTCTTATAATTTTTTTATTTTCTTCACTATTTTCTTGATTCAATTTTCGTTTTGATTCATCTTTAAAATTATCAATTTCTTTAATTTTATTTTTAATTTCATCGTTTAAACTTAAAGAATTAAATTTTTCTTCCAAAATTTTTCATTCATTTAATTGGTCTTCAATTTTCTTTTTTTCTTGATTTCATTGCTCAAAACTTTTTTCTTCTTTAAAATAAAAATATTGATTATTTTTATTGATAAATCCTTGCAGATAAAGATTATCTAAATTAATTACTAGTTTTATCTCCTTATTTTTATCACTATTTTTTAAGGTTAAGATTAAGATTCTTATTTTATTTGCATCAAACTCTCTTAATTGTAGAATTTCATCTAATTTTTCTATAATTTTAATATTAGCGTCGCGTTCTTTTATTTTGGCTAGTGTTTCAAATTTATCTGTTGTAACAATTCCTTCGTTATTTATCATTCTTAACGGATCAATTTGGTTATTTTTCATAAAGTCTTTTAACATTTTTTGAATATTGTCAGAATAATTTTTATCTAAAGTAATTTCTTTTTCAATAATATCAGTTTGAGCTGGTGGTGCTTGTCTTTTTTGGCGAGTTAATGTTTCTAGACTGTTTTTAATTTTATCTTTATTGTTATTAGGCTTATTGGCGGCTAATGGTCCTGCTGCATTGCTGGTTATCAAAATTATTCCTAGTAATTCTAAAAGTTTTTTCATACTAGCCAAATTCCTTTCTTG is drawn from Spiroplasma endosymbiont of Clivina fossor and contains these coding sequences:
- a CDS encoding transposase family protein; this encodes MKTQVIIEKDSKKIISSDFSYGKNHDFKILKDSKIKFLPETTVLVDLGYQGIQKINHNVLIPKRKSKKNPLNKEEKQNNERISKMRIVIENVFAILKKFKIISEKYRNRRKRFALRFNLIASIYNLQLLV
- a CDS encoding ribosome-inactivating family protein, producing MKKLLELLGIILITSNAAGPLAANKPNNNKDKIKNSLETLTRQKRQAPPAQTDIIEKEITLDKNYSDNIQKMLKDFMKNNQIDPLRMINNEGIVTTDKFETLAKIKERDANIKIIEKLDEILQLREFDANKIRILILTLKNSDKNKEIKLVINLDNLYLQGFINKNNQYFYFKEEKSFEQWNQEKKKIEDQLNEWKILEEKFNSLSLNDEIKNKIKEIDNFKDESKRKLNQENSEENKKIIRLIQNNSFTEIEKSCQDDEIKQKILKLKPFWNIYQKIQQIRQKALNLLNKGKSEIKKEYEEKKLSMK
- the lysS gene encoding lysine--tRNA ligase: MSRKFSEQEVVRRDKLEQLVKGNHNPFAISKVECTHTTAEFKEQYDVYSKEQLQGKPDVITIAGRIRGLRTAGKAIFANIQNQDGQIQVYLRLDEVSKEEFLAFEQLDLGDIISVTGGAMKTQVGELTLRLVAFQLLSKALKPLPNKHDGLKDIEERYRRRYVDLIVNEEVKAVFIKRTQILNLIRQYLQTRDYLEVETPVLQPILGGATAKPFKTHHNTLDMPFYLRVAPELYLKKLLVGGFEKVFEMGRLFRNEGMSAKHNPEFTAIEIYVAYQDMNFMMQLTEDLISYLVKAILPSSEITYDHQKINFRQWNKMSMVEAIKNVSGVEFNREMTLVQARKLAKEHKILLEKHQHTIGHIINAFFEQLVEKTLIQPSFIYGYPLEVSPLAKKSCSDERFTDRFELFIGGREYANGYSELNDPIDQYHRFEQQLALRDLGDEEANEMDLDFVEALEYGMPPAGGLGIGIDRLVMLLTEQSSIKDVLLFPHMRIKE
- a CDS encoding transposase, whose product is MIQISLPGQSSKTISRFIKTTLKTAWYNRQKLMKSKQLENTQLKFKKLSGKIQIDETFIKEIHKGNFKYKTDPRRIHLDPFATNTKCCIQMAIDNNNNIYVKSTNTKRLQKQWVIENMNKELINENSIITSDMQKLYFLVAKQTNSTLCVTKTTINPEASYRNLNKISKLQSSLKEALIHYHGLGFTNIQNYLNLWKWKYQHKGLTPNQQTAVLYFNV
- a CDS encoding ribosome-inactivating family protein; translated protein: MKKNTKKKNYQWNSIFNEINSIIQSNISTIQHKKIKENEINKIIANKYSINKNQLNYNGSYQNKGLNAVNQNINITKENLNKIIANLSNYTHDSTRTEEEIQTIKDKLARLIFITSEAMRFGSYLKCFNYEKNGQKVEFKNIPTNVQEILDGKIDSLKWKVYENQLIGGWIASSKNLEQKRKEIFKKLNKRIIVSNFLSEHNKELNKIFKKSSKQSQNWETEVKSDVQKIIKNSNNQEYINLETDILKNINGLFIANEKEILILSKTLDKIKKIINLIILKGFYVKLLFLL
- a CDS encoding IS256 family transposase; amino-acid sequence: MTKKIKKEPDAIDKVVDYFLENIDNPQDLFKGNTIFQEFTKKLTERMLNTEIKDYLETDENHNKRNGNTQKTIITKNGSIAIDVSRDRNSTFEPVIIPKRQRRFDNFDQKVISLYARGMTISDIKAQLQEFYHGAEISESLISQITDDVIEEVKMWQTKPLEKIYPIVYFDCIVVKVKQDKRIINKAVYLALGINLDGLKDILGMWISENEGAKFWLNNLTEMKNRGLQDILVACSDNLTGMSDAIEAVFPKTQHQLCIVHQIRNSLKFVPYKDRKLVANDLKSIYTAINEEIALVALDHFSEKWNKKYPQITKSWKNNWNNLIIFLEYPQEFRRIIYTTNAIESVNSQLRKVIKNKKIFPNDASVFKIFYLAFQNMVKKWTMPIQNWGSAISHLMIKFEDRVNLS
- a CDS encoding transposase family protein → MKFKKNNQISDKNFLRLTGIKHTTFNKMLEILKIEELKKRFRRGRTNKLSLENRILMTLEYWREYRTYFHIAKSYDISESSCYRNIKWIEDTLIKHPNFQQLTGQKSLLKDYFKDKTVIIDVTESQIQRPKKDKNSTTQEKRKNTQ